From the Bacteroidia bacterium genome, one window contains:
- a CDS encoding TonB-dependent receptor, with product MHKRILITVLCMLFPVLAHAQTGKLAGKVTDRETGEPLIGANVVIDGTDRGAATNINGEYVILNVPIGKITVVSSYIGYQAITIRDVLVRSNETATVDFQLPSDAFKVGEVEIVAEKPLVDKNVTNAKSTVTQEEIENLPVRGVESIVALQAGIVQQGGTIYVRGSRGDATGYVVDGVAANDPVYGGRNISVINNAIAEVSFQAGGYSAEFGGASGGLIATTTRTGGRKIQVGFEAYTDSWSGVGEENFLGSYNYGNSLYALTAGGPLFGPVKFFVAGQNTFLRTPIRYREGYDLANAYDRLLRQTEAHALLSPAEQAKVGIFDPRLGPDAKKVDFTYPAGFIHNNATEGYVLQGNLTFDLNPINVRVGGSYGYNSGRNGAGILSAYQTGRTASLENDVYTLNEGNVSFANQNRALLNQNENYGLNLKMTHLLNQNTFYEVFLGYTGYYNLQMDNDHQHDLFAYGDSAANAAFGYMFDGDGNGPDPLVVFGQRFQPFGFPEEGYAYQKDRYSSVNGKINFVHQIGRTHEVKVGAEAAMYSIRQYDVIPYALKSFLRNNPDANPTQQAVNSRTNYIGYDMWGVESDDALTGPKSPVFASAYALDKIELEDLVINVGLRWDYIDTDSKKFVDPSNVKFDDNGMILDDPSNLEEVDPTSAFSPRLGFSFPVTDQTVFYAQYGKFVQQSRLRDVYLGYAMSASNIRGGYAIENPVGFGLKPETTIQYDFGFRQQIGDFLAFDIGAFYKDIRDQIQVRQIVATPGAQHQAYDAWVNGDFATTTGVSMKIDLRRVERIQASIDYTYSDARGTGSSPSTAFRTIWLSPTETPYLPKYTTPLAFDQTHRGAVNIDYRFSADDGPEFGGVHPLENLGLNMLFTFNSGHPFTLVDDNSYDNRRQPVEVLNESRTPWIFQVDARLDKTVNIAGLNVNFYIWVINLLDTRNVEDVFIQTGSASDNGYLSTDQGRQELLTYSAYGKVYEDLYRDFYYQYNIQNANFFGPPRQVRLGLRLDF from the coding sequence ATGCATAAACGGATCCTGATTACAGTGCTCTGTATGCTGTTTCCGGTGCTGGCGCATGCCCAGACGGGCAAGCTGGCCGGAAAGGTAACAGATCGCGAGACAGGAGAGCCTTTGATCGGAGCCAATGTTGTTATTGACGGCACCGACCGCGGTGCGGCCACCAATATCAACGGCGAATACGTCATCCTTAACGTACCGATCGGCAAAATCACTGTCGTATCGAGCTACATCGGCTATCAGGCGATCACCATTCGCGACGTGCTCGTGCGAAGCAACGAGACCGCAACGGTGGATTTCCAGCTCCCCAGCGATGCATTCAAAGTCGGCGAGGTTGAGATTGTGGCGGAGAAACCCCTCGTTGACAAAAACGTGACCAACGCGAAATCCACGGTCACACAGGAAGAAATAGAAAACCTGCCGGTGCGCGGCGTGGAGAGCATCGTCGCTCTGCAGGCCGGTATCGTTCAGCAGGGCGGTACGATATACGTACGCGGCAGCCGTGGCGACGCCACTGGCTATGTGGTTGATGGTGTAGCGGCAAACGACCCCGTCTATGGCGGCCGCAACATTTCCGTCATCAACAATGCCATTGCCGAGGTGAGCTTCCAGGCCGGCGGCTACTCGGCGGAGTTCGGTGGCGCGAGCGGCGGACTTATCGCGACGACCACCCGTACCGGTGGCCGGAAAATCCAGGTGGGCTTTGAAGCGTATACCGACAGCTGGTCGGGAGTCGGGGAAGAAAACTTCCTTGGATCCTATAATTATGGAAACAGCTTGTACGCTCTGACCGCCGGCGGACCACTTTTCGGTCCCGTCAAGTTCTTCGTCGCAGGCCAGAATACCTTCCTGCGCACACCGATCCGCTATCGTGAAGGATACGACCTTGCGAATGCGTATGACAGGCTGCTGCGGCAGACCGAGGCGCATGCGCTCCTCTCTCCCGCGGAACAGGCCAAGGTCGGTATTTTCGATCCGCGTCTCGGCCCCGATGCCAAGAAGGTGGACTTCACCTATCCGGCGGGCTTTATTCACAACAATGCGACGGAAGGATACGTCCTTCAGGGAAATCTGACCTTCGATCTCAACCCGATCAATGTCCGCGTAGGCGGTAGCTACGGGTATAATTCCGGTCGCAATGGCGCAGGCATTCTTTCCGCCTATCAGACAGGTCGCACGGCATCGCTTGAGAACGACGTCTATACCCTCAACGAGGGGAACGTCAGTTTCGCCAATCAGAATCGTGCATTGCTGAATCAAAACGAGAACTATGGCCTGAATCTGAAAATGACCCATCTCCTCAATCAGAACACTTTCTATGAAGTGTTCCTGGGTTACACGGGCTACTACAATCTGCAGATGGATAATGACCATCAGCATGACTTGTTCGCGTACGGAGATTCCGCAGCCAATGCGGCGTTCGGGTACATGTTCGATGGCGACGGAAACGGTCCTGATCCTTTAGTGGTGTTTGGACAGCGCTTCCAGCCCTTTGGCTTCCCGGAAGAGGGTTACGCGTATCAGAAGGACCGCTACAGCTCCGTCAACGGAAAGATCAATTTCGTGCACCAGATCGGCCGCACGCATGAGGTGAAGGTCGGTGCCGAGGCAGCGATGTACAGCATCCGTCAGTACGACGTGATTCCGTACGCGCTGAAGAGCTTCCTGCGGAACAACCCCGACGCGAACCCGACACAGCAGGCGGTGAATTCACGCACGAATTATATCGGATACGATATGTGGGGTGTGGAATCGGATGATGCTCTCACTGGTCCGAAATCTCCCGTCTTCGCTTCGGCCTACGCTCTTGATAAAATCGAGCTCGAAGACCTCGTGATCAACGTCGGTCTGCGCTGGGATTACATTGACACCGATTCGAAAAAATTCGTCGATCCTTCGAATGTGAAATTCGACGACAACGGCATGATTCTGGACGATCCGAGCAATCTCGAAGAAGTGGATCCCACTTCCGCATTCAGCCCGCGACTCGGTTTTTCCTTCCCGGTAACGGATCAGACCGTGTTCTATGCTCAGTACGGCAAATTCGTGCAGCAGTCTCGTCTGCGCGATGTCTACCTGGGCTATGCGATGTCCGCGAGCAATATTCGCGGCGGCTACGCCATCGAGAATCCCGTCGGTTTCGGTCTCAAGCCGGAAACGACGATTCAGTATGACTTCGGTTTCCGCCAGCAGATCGGTGACTTCCTGGCCTTCGATATCGGTGCCTTTTACAAGGATATCCGCGATCAGATCCAGGTGCGTCAGATCGTCGCCACGCCGGGTGCGCAGCATCAGGCCTACGATGCGTGGGTGAACGGCGATTTCGCGACAACCACCGGTGTGTCGATGAAAATCGATCTCCGCCGTGTCGAACGCATCCAGGCATCAATCGACTACACGTATTCCGATGCACGCGGAACCGGCTCGTCTCCCTCGACCGCTTTCCGTACCATCTGGCTGTCGCCGACGGAAACGCCGTATCTTCCGAAATACACCACCCCGCTCGCGTTTGACCAGACGCATCGCGGCGCAGTGAACATCGATTACCGTTTCAGCGCGGACGACGGTCCCGAATTCGGCGGAGTGCATCCGCTGGAGAATCTCGGGCTGAACATGCTGTTCACCTTCAACAGCGGCCATCCGTTCACCCTTGTTGACGACAATTCCTACGACAATCGCCGCCAGCCGGTGGAAGTGCTGAACGAATCGCGTACACCATGGATTTTCCAGGTAGACGCGCGTCTCGACAAGACGGTGAACATCGCCGGTCTCAACGTCAACTTCTACATCTGGGTCATCAACCTGCTCGACACGAGAAATGTCGAGGACGTCTTCATTCAGACAGGCAGCGCCTCCGATAACGGCTACCTCTCGACCGATCAGGGCCGGCAGGAGCTCCTCACCTATTCCGCATACGGGAAGGTGTATGAGGATCTGTACCGCGATTTCTACTACCAGTACAACATTCAGAACGCCAACTTCTTCGGGCCGCCCCGTCAGGTGCGTCTCGGTTTGCGTCTGGATTTCTGA
- a CDS encoding tetratricopeptide repeat protein gives MMFKNLSLLLLLSFVVSTSVLNAQSNNEAKKLYNEGNALLKSGDYDGAIGKYNAALKLEKHEFYFYQRGLAERRARKVDESITSFDEALKINPKFAAGYVALAGSWFSKNEYQKAIDNYEKAIKETPTLGPAKKGLAAALVARAAELVNNGETEGALGLTKRALENDPNFDKAHIIMAQAYNKDGKYNEAISAATEALKHIKGPKGAAYFEMGLAYRNLGNTAKAKDAFTNAKKDPTYARNADYELKMLK, from the coding sequence ATGATGTTCAAGAACCTGTCCCTCCTCCTGCTGCTCTCCTTCGTTGTCAGCACATCTGTCCTCAACGCGCAAAGCAACAACGAAGCCAAGAAGCTCTACAACGAAGGCAACGCCTTGCTGAAATCGGGCGATTATGACGGCGCGATCGGCAAATATAATGCTGCACTGAAGCTGGAAAAGCATGAATTCTATTTTTACCAGCGGGGTCTGGCCGAACGTCGGGCCCGCAAGGTGGATGAATCCATAACCTCGTTCGACGAAGCGTTGAAGATCAATCCGAAATTCGCCGCGGGGTATGTCGCGCTCGCAGGCTCCTGGTTCAGCAAGAATGAGTATCAGAAAGCGATAGACAATTACGAGAAAGCAATCAAGGAAACGCCTACGCTTGGCCCCGCGAAGAAGGGACTCGCCGCCGCGCTGGTTGCTCGTGCAGCGGAACTCGTCAATAACGGTGAAACCGAAGGTGCGCTCGGGTTGACGAAAAGAGCTCTGGAGAACGATCCCAATTTCGACAAAGCGCATATCATCATGGCGCAGGCCTATAACAAGGACGGCAAGTACAATGAGGCCATCTCCGCAGCCACCGAAGCCCTGAAGCATATCAAGGGTCCGAAAGGAGCCGCGTATTTCGAAATGGGCCTTGCGTACAGGAACCTCGGCAACACGGCGAAAGCGAAGGACGCTTTCACCAACGCCAAGAAGGATCCGACCTACGCCCGCAATGCGGACTATGAACTCAAGATGCTCAAGTAA
- a CDS encoding GAF domain-containing protein: MSDVTIRPDATPEDIIPQLHALLDESDPPLTVMANVASLLYWSLDGINWIGFYLLDGDTLRLGPFHGKPACSEIARGRGVCGTAVEKSSMLNVPDVESFPGHIACDAASRSELVIPLLVHGVVRGVLDVDSPVHNRFGLAEEKLFQRAAELIAEHIVKWDGRLFPS, from the coding sequence ATGAGTGATGTGACCATACGACCCGATGCGACGCCCGAGGATATTATTCCTCAACTGCACGCCCTGTTGGACGAAAGCGATCCGCCGCTCACGGTCATGGCGAACGTCGCTTCGCTCTTGTACTGGTCGCTGGACGGAATCAATTGGATTGGATTTTATCTGCTCGACGGCGATACGCTGCGTCTTGGTCCCTTCCACGGCAAACCCGCGTGTTCCGAAATCGCGCGCGGACGCGGCGTGTGCGGCACCGCGGTCGAGAAAAGCAGCATGCTCAATGTTCCGGATGTAGAGAGCTTCCCGGGGCACATTGCCTGCGATGCCGCGTCGCGCTCCGAATTGGTCATACCGTTGCTCGTGCATGGCGTGGTCCGGGGGGTACTCGATGTGGACAGTCCGGTTCATAACCGCTTCGGTTTAGCGGAGGAGAAGTTGTTTCAGCGTGCTGCGGAGCTCATCGCGGAGCACATCGTGAAGTGGGATGGGCGGCTTTTTCCGTCTTGA
- a CDS encoding porin family protein, with amino-acid sequence MRAFGILALTLMLTLCVVSPAQAQLTEHDDYYLTKSHWGVGLQAGLLSGMGVSVRFHPHTRYGFELNAGAWKGGDNLLASFGAEAQYDFDWSGRNRFYGFVGLGFYQNGKDDPDELKGPFRAGFGAGYDWDISKTVIFSAELGVTWFTDGIILPLPQVGISYLFN; translated from the coding sequence ATGCGAGCATTCGGAATCTTGGCATTGACACTGATGCTGACGCTTTGCGTTGTTTCTCCGGCGCAGGCGCAGTTGACGGAACATGACGATTATTATCTCACGAAATCCCATTGGGGCGTCGGTCTTCAGGCTGGCCTGTTAAGCGGAATGGGCGTGAGCGTGCGCTTTCATCCGCACACCCGCTACGGCTTCGAACTGAACGCCGGTGCCTGGAAGGGCGGCGACAATCTGCTCGCATCCTTCGGTGCCGAAGCGCAGTACGATTTTGACTGGTCGGGGCGAAACCGCTTCTATGGCTTTGTCGGTCTTGGCTTTTATCAGAACGGCAAGGATGACCCGGACGAGCTGAAAGGACCATTCCGTGCGGGCTTCGGCGCGGGCTATGATTGGGATATCTCGAAAACGGTTATCTTTTCCGCCGAGCTGGGTGTAACCTGGTTTACGGACGGCATCATCCTTCCTCTTCCGCAGGTCGGAATCAGTTACCTGTTCAACTAA
- a CDS encoding T9SS type A sorting domain-containing protein — translation MKLIGTLLLLFALLCPTTAVQAGGHVKGDKDKSSIQKTSSNDLYDFISINQILMWISNNGSTSYNPFTKASGLEWPQGSGKYAIFQDGLVWGGKVGGEIRIGGSTYRQGLQAGNINPDGSAANAADPIHRIFKVRKVTRTQYNLMAATDQARLKKDFEEWPDEFGAPYTDADNNGQYNVDFEAWLDGGAVDTPWFIGDEVLWFVSNDLDPSRTSNLYGSPPIGVEVHTLVWGYNQTGPLGNMVFAKYTVINKGTDDLEDAYFAQWSDPDLGDAADDFVGIDTNLVLGFCYNGLAVDGVYGVPPAAGYDFFQGPVVPGAPEDVAHYNFGLLQGWKNLGVSGFAYYINSDAVYQDPDLGTPAGGEQMYNYLQSRLYDGGPFIDPTTNLEVKVALAGDPITKTGWIDGIVNAPDDRRMMMVTGPFTLNKDNDIPNGKINRQEVVVARIVGRGSDRISSLQVLKYYDRYAQLAFDNNFDLPDAPPAPKVTVSIKPNTVMLSWGEQAGVKATEMHEDAGYVFEGYNVYQFPTRSSSLQDAKRLATYDVINNVATIFDEVVDEKTGAVVVLPVQFGGDTGIQRLITITNDAITDRPLVNNQPYYFAVTAYAYNDDPEAAPRQLESAPQVLEVYPQTVNPGYRFGADYDELMQVMHTRGSSTGYPVVKTIDPVLLTGDSYEVTFRSVGKVEVDFHGEELLELDSYAWTLKNVTKNTTLVADALEYGGVADGSSTGYLADGFQIGMVGQGHYEVGHELLEVRWEGGPQQYGSYADVYFIPGYDFFGSTIKSYDVKKTVEVRFDKTKPSKGYVFFRGSTPNYQCQGYHESPISIWDVTDKANPRQLSWTLVEQVNGPAQDFQFTPTAAQSDREYLFILDHPYSDTPNPTWTDPTFSLLNQAGEMPILYAWWPIKTATAGPGKFPWQDGDKLVWVPNIPFDQNDVYTFTTAAPKFTVEAAREDINDIQVFPNPYLGASALELNKYQRFVTINHLPERAKFRIYTVSGTLVRSFEKNDATQLATWDLQNDNGLPVASGMYLIHIDMPDLGVEKVLKLGVVTEAQYLDRI, via the coding sequence ATGAAGCTGATCGGAACATTGCTCCTGTTATTCGCTCTGCTGTGCCCCACCACCGCCGTTCAGGCAGGCGGGCATGTCAAGGGTGATAAGGACAAGAGCAGCATACAAAAGACGTCGAGTAACGACCTCTACGATTTCATCTCTATCAACCAGATCCTGATGTGGATTTCCAATAACGGGTCCACATCATACAATCCGTTTACCAAGGCCTCGGGGCTCGAATGGCCGCAAGGCAGCGGCAAGTACGCCATTTTCCAGGACGGTCTCGTCTGGGGTGGTAAAGTCGGCGGTGAAATCCGCATCGGCGGTTCCACCTACAGGCAGGGTCTGCAAGCGGGAAACATCAATCCCGACGGCTCTGCGGCAAACGCTGCCGATCCTATCCATCGCATTTTCAAGGTGCGTAAGGTAACGCGTACGCAATACAACCTGATGGCCGCAACGGATCAGGCGCGTCTGAAAAAGGACTTTGAGGAATGGCCCGATGAATTCGGTGCCCCGTACACCGATGCCGATAACAACGGTCAGTATAACGTGGATTTTGAAGCGTGGCTCGACGGCGGAGCGGTCGACACGCCCTGGTTCATCGGCGACGAGGTGCTTTGGTTCGTATCCAACGATCTCGATCCCTCACGCACGAGCAACCTCTACGGTTCACCTCCCATCGGTGTGGAAGTGCACACACTGGTTTGGGGATACAATCAGACCGGACCTCTGGGCAACATGGTGTTCGCGAAATACACCGTAATCAACAAGGGCACGGACGATCTCGAGGACGCGTACTTCGCCCAGTGGTCCGATCCGGATCTTGGCGACGCGGCTGACGATTTTGTCGGCATTGACACGAACCTCGTGCTCGGATTTTGCTACAACGGTCTGGCGGTGGACGGCGTGTACGGCGTCCCCCCCGCCGCGGGCTACGACTTCTTCCAGGGCCCGGTTGTACCCGGCGCACCGGAAGATGTAGCGCACTACAATTTCGGTTTGTTGCAGGGTTGGAAAAACCTCGGTGTTTCTGGCTTTGCCTACTACATCAACAGCGATGCCGTGTATCAGGACCCCGATCTCGGTACTCCGGCAGGCGGCGAGCAGATGTACAACTATCTGCAATCCCGCTTGTATGACGGCGGACCGTTCATCGATCCCACCACCAACCTCGAGGTGAAAGTCGCCCTTGCCGGTGATCCCATCACCAAAACCGGCTGGATAGACGGTATCGTGAATGCGCCGGATGACCGCCGCATGATGATGGTCACAGGTCCTTTCACGCTCAACAAGGACAATGACATTCCCAACGGCAAGATCAACCGTCAGGAAGTCGTGGTCGCGCGCATCGTGGGACGCGGTTCCGACCGCATCTCCAGTTTGCAGGTGCTCAAGTACTACGACCGCTACGCACAGCTTGCATTTGACAATAACTTCGATCTGCCCGACGCTCCTCCCGCACCGAAGGTGACGGTCTCCATCAAGCCGAACACGGTGATGCTGAGCTGGGGCGAGCAGGCCGGCGTGAAAGCCACGGAAATGCACGAGGACGCTGGTTACGTGTTTGAAGGATATAACGTGTACCAGTTCCCGACGCGGAGTTCTTCCCTGCAGGATGCCAAGAGACTCGCGACGTATGATGTCATCAACAATGTTGCGACGATTTTCGACGAAGTTGTCGATGAGAAAACCGGTGCCGTCGTCGTGCTGCCTGTGCAGTTCGGCGGTGACACGGGAATTCAGCGACTGATCACCATCACCAATGACGCCATCACGGATCGTCCGCTGGTGAATAATCAACCCTATTACTTCGCCGTTACCGCGTATGCCTACAACGACGATCCGGAAGCGGCACCGCGTCAGCTTGAATCCGCTCCGCAAGTCCTTGAAGTGTATCCTCAGACGGTGAATCCGGGATATCGCTTCGGCGCGGACTACGACGAGCTGATGCAGGTCATGCATACCCGTGGCAGCTCGACAGGGTACCCTGTCGTGAAGACCATTGACCCGGTGCTTCTCACAGGTGATTCCTACGAGGTGACCTTCCGCTCCGTCGGCAAGGTTGAAGTCGATTTCCACGGAGAGGAATTACTCGAACTCGACAGTTACGCATGGACGCTGAAGAACGTCACGAAGAACACCACACTCGTTGCTGACGCGCTCGAGTATGGTGGTGTCGCGGACGGATCTTCTACCGGCTATCTTGCCGACGGTTTCCAGATCGGTATGGTCGGACAGGGCCATTACGAAGTCGGACACGAATTGCTGGAAGTGCGCTGGGAAGGCGGACCGCAGCAGTACGGTTCCTACGCGGATGTGTATTTCATCCCCGGTTACGATTTCTTTGGAAGCACGATCAAATCCTACGATGTGAAAAAGACTGTCGAAGTGCGCTTCGACAAGACGAAACCATCAAAGGGTTACGTCTTTTTCCGCGGTTCCACACCCAATTACCAGTGTCAGGGATATCACGAATCCCCGATCAGCATCTGGGATGTGACGGACAAGGCCAATCCGCGGCAGCTTTCCTGGACGCTTGTCGAGCAGGTGAACGGTCCGGCCCAGGACTTCCAGTTCACACCGACAGCGGCGCAGTCGGATCGCGAGTATCTGTTCATTCTCGATCATCCGTACAGCGACACGCCCAATCCGACATGGACGGATCCGACCTTCTCCCTCCTTAATCAGGCGGGTGAGATGCCCATTCTCTATGCCTGGTGGCCGATAAAGACTGCCACAGCAGGACCGGGCAAGTTCCCCTGGCAGGATGGAGACAAACTGGTTTGGGTTCCGAACATACCGTTCGACCAGAACGATGTGTACACGTTCACGACAGCAGCACCGAAGTTTACGGTGGAGGCGGCACGCGAGGATATCAACGATATCCAGGTGTTCCCCAATCCGTACCTTGGCGCCAGCGCACTGGAGTTAAACAAGTACCAGCGCTTCGTCACAATCAACCATCTCCCCGAGCGTGCAAAATTCCGGATCTACACTGTGTCCGGAACTCTCGTGCGTTCGTTCGAGAAGAACGATGCGACGCAGCTCGCTACCTGGGATCTCCAGAATGACAACGGCTTGCCCGTTGCCAGCGGCATGTACCTCATCCACATCGACATGCCCGACCTCGGTGTCGAGAAAGTGCTGAAACTCGGTGTCGTCACCGAAGCGCAGTATCTCGACCGCATCTAG
- a CDS encoding HAD-IA family hydrolase: protein MEKLVPLTSDCMRYDLLVFDLDGTLVDSFADIHSSINELLRECGGRELPECTVRDGIGRGVRHLVRSCLAAAGLTACDLEDCLSTYGEIYQRNCLGRTELYAGVSATLPAFAPVPLAVVSNKPEHACRAILRGLGVEDYFVRIAGGDSYPELKPSPLPLLRIAMELGVAVDRVLMVGDSVYDLAAAHAAGCHACAVTWGFQDAETLKALNPEYMVSAFEDILGIAGRAATSPVS, encoded by the coding sequence GTGGAAAAACTTGTTCCCCTGACGTCCGACTGTATGCGCTATGATTTGCTTGTGTTCGATCTCGACGGGACGCTCGTCGATTCGTTTGCGGATATTCATTCCTCGATAAACGAACTGCTTCGGGAGTGCGGCGGGAGAGAACTTCCGGAATGCACCGTTCGCGACGGTATCGGACGAGGTGTGAGACATCTTGTGCGCAGCTGCCTCGCGGCCGCCGGTCTCACCGCATGTGATCTCGAGGACTGTTTGTCGACTTACGGGGAGATATATCAGCGAAATTGCCTTGGGCGCACCGAGTTATATGCCGGCGTGTCCGCCACGCTCCCGGCTTTCGCGCCCGTGCCGCTGGCGGTAGTAAGCAACAAGCCGGAGCACGCCTGCCGCGCCATCCTTCGCGGCTTGGGTGTGGAAGACTATTTTGTCCGTATTGCGGGAGGAGACAGTTACCCGGAGCTCAAACCCTCGCCGCTTCCGTTATTGCGTATCGCGATGGAGCTTGGTGTCGCTGTCGACCGTGTGCTCATGGTGGGCGATTCCGTGTATGATCTGGCGGCCGCCCACGCCGCGGGCTGTCATGCCTGCGCCGTGACGTGGGGTTTTCAGGACGCGGAAACATTGAAGGCGCTCAACCCTGAATATATGGTGAGCGCCTTCGAAGACATTCTCGGAATCGCCGGCAGAGCCGCCACGTCCCCCGTTAGTTGA
- a CDS encoding PorV/PorQ family protein, which produces MRTTLSSFLAILTALALISATATAGGGGRTGTNAGDQLLIPVGARGIALGSSYSAGITGLNAIYYNPAGLSASRASAEAMFSHMSSFGDVGVDYAAVGAQFGGFGHLAFTLKSLSFGDIEKTTERNPDGTGATYSPNFVALGLTYSRALTDRIRAGVTVQLLSETIDRTSASNVAFDIGVQYQGLAGLRGLALGVTLRHLGGNMQYTGAGLTRLVDEVDGKRDPQLLRIEAAGFGLPTSLELSMAYTHTLTDLHNVTVAGAFENNNFQLDQYRIGLEYSFRNFFFLRGSFNLAGDEPNNNFDEGVFEYGPAFGAGVNFDTGDLAIGVDYAYRTMQQFDGNHVFTVNLGF; this is translated from the coding sequence ATGCGTACTACGCTTTCATCGTTCCTGGCGATTCTGACGGCGCTCGCGCTGATCAGTGCCACGGCGACAGCGGGAGGCGGCGGCCGGACCGGCACCAATGCCGGAGACCAGCTCCTCATCCCCGTGGGCGCACGCGGCATAGCGCTGGGAAGCTCATACAGCGCCGGTATCACCGGGCTCAATGCCATCTACTACAATCCCGCCGGTCTGTCGGCCAGCCGGGCCAGTGCCGAGGCAATGTTCTCGCACATGTCCAGCTTCGGCGACGTCGGTGTGGATTACGCCGCGGTCGGCGCGCAATTCGGCGGCTTCGGCCATCTGGCCTTTACGCTGAAATCGCTGTCCTTCGGCGATATTGAAAAAACCACCGAACGCAATCCCGACGGTACGGGTGCGACGTACTCACCAAATTTCGTCGCGCTGGGTCTGACCTACTCGCGTGCGCTCACGGACCGCATCCGCGCCGGCGTCACGGTGCAGTTGCTCAGTGAGACGATCGACAGGACCTCCGCTTCCAATGTCGCTTTTGACATCGGCGTGCAGTACCAGGGTCTTGCGGGGCTTCGCGGTCTCGCGTTGGGTGTAACGCTGCGCCATCTCGGCGGTAACATGCAGTACACCGGAGCGGGTCTCACGCGTCTGGTGGACGAAGTTGACGGCAAGCGCGATCCGCAGCTGCTGCGTATCGAAGCTGCCGGTTTCGGTCTTCCTACCTCCCTGGAACTCTCGATGGCCTACACCCACACGTTGACAGACCTGCATAACGTCACTGTCGCGGGCGCTTTCGAGAACAACAACTTCCAGCTCGATCAGTACCGCATTGGATTGGAATATTCCTTCCGGAATTTCTTCTTCCTTCGCGGATCCTTCAACCTGGCAGGCGACGAGCCGAACAACAACTTCGACGAAGGGGTGTTCGAGTACGGCCCGGCCTTCGGTGCCGGTGTGAACTTCGATACCGGTGATCTTGCCATCGGCGTGGACTATGCCTACCGAACCATGCAGCAGTTCGACGGCAATCATGTATTCACCGTCAATCTCGGATTCTGA